A window of Costertonia aggregata contains these coding sequences:
- a CDS encoding plasmid mobilization protein: MARPKKDIESLKAIRVNVRMTVNEYLIVSGNAATLGMGIPDYVRKKITSRPLPRTKITPENRQLFVELSRIGNNINQLTRNSHLRMHAPKSLFYQLGKLRKVIHELKSEIKKR, translated from the coding sequence ATGGCACGGCCAAAAAAAGATATTGAATCACTAAAGGCAATACGGGTCAACGTACGGATGACAGTCAATGAATACCTAATTGTTTCTGGTAACGCGGCAACTTTAGGAATGGGCATACCAGATTACGTTCGCAAGAAGATAACTAGTAGACCGCTTCCACGAACCAAGATAACACCGGAGAACAGACAGCTGTTCGTTGAGCTAAGCCGTATCGGAAACAACATCAACCAATTGACAAGAAACTCCCATCTAAGAATGCATGCGCCTAAAAGCTTGTTTTACCAGTTGGGGAAATTGAGAAAAGTCATACATGAATTAAAGTCCGAAATCAAAAAGCGATGA
- a CDS encoding relaxase/mobilization nuclease domain-containing protein, which yields MIAKQIIGKDFYGLLAYNQKKVELGDAVVLDANIDLGSAVEMTDEFNVIRQLRPRLGKAVYHVSLNLPHGEELNDNQFVSMGEDYLKGMGFDDNQYIIYRHDDQSHRHIHIVANRIKFSGELVSDSKNYERSERLVRKLENKYALSQLPDPTIRRKSALTQKEVEKAIRTGNAPIKSILQQQLGAALKSSINTEEFLQQLRSKGIRPKFNISKTTGRVSGVSFKYEGVIYKGSSLGRQYSWNNIIKQIDYEQIRDRTVILENNHPEQGNKGAVNSDTGPSRNDVGKTKDAEGGAIQTGEKPKYDLGGAQKDGLMDEPFTPFKMELEDFDRWKRKKKKRKSRNI from the coding sequence ATGATAGCCAAACAAATAATCGGAAAAGATTTCTATGGACTATTAGCTTATAACCAAAAAAAAGTGGAACTGGGCGACGCCGTCGTTCTAGATGCAAATATCGATTTGGGAAGCGCGGTCGAAATGACTGATGAGTTCAACGTGATACGACAATTGCGTCCGCGCCTCGGCAAAGCGGTCTACCACGTATCTCTAAACCTACCGCACGGAGAAGAACTGAACGATAATCAATTCGTTTCCATGGGGGAGGACTATCTAAAGGGAATGGGATTCGATGACAACCAATATATCATCTATCGCCATGATGACCAAAGCCACCGGCATATTCATATCGTGGCTAATCGGATAAAATTTTCCGGAGAATTAGTTAGTGATAGTAAAAATTACGAACGGAGCGAACGACTGGTTAGGAAGCTGGAAAATAAGTACGCTCTTTCACAACTGCCCGACCCAACGATTAGACGAAAGTCGGCGCTGACCCAAAAAGAAGTTGAAAAGGCGATACGGACTGGGAACGCCCCTATCAAAAGCATACTCCAACAGCAGTTGGGGGCGGCACTAAAAAGTTCCATCAATACGGAAGAGTTTCTCCAACAGCTGCGGTCAAAAGGTATTCGACCAAAATTCAATATCAGCAAAACAACGGGTAGGGTTTCCGGTGTTTCCTTCAAATACGAGGGGGTCATTTACAAAGGGAGCAGTCTGGGCCGACAATATTCATGGAACAACATCATAAAACAAATCGATTATGAACAAATCAGAGACCGTACAGTTATTCTCGAAAATAATCATCCAGAACAAGGAAATAAAGGAGCTGTTAATTCAGATACAGGCCCATCAAGGAACGATGTCGGAAAAACAAAAGATGCTGAGGGAGGGGCAATCCAAACTGGTGAAAAACCAAAATACGATTTGGGAGGCGCTCAAAAAGATGGCCTGATGGACGAACCTTTTACGCCGTTTAAAATGGAACTGGAGGATTTTGACCGTTGGAAGCGAAAGAAGAAGAAAAGGAAATCGAGAAATATCTAG
- a CDS encoding recombinase family protein, producing the protein MVFGYARVSTAEQSLNLQLDALLKEGIEQKNIYTDKVSSTKEERKSLTKLLDYVREGDTIVVWKLDRLARSLIHFTKLMSELDQKGVKFRSITESFIDTTKKSSQSEFIINIFAALAQLERDIIIERTKAGLESARRRGKVLGAPKGLSKKNKQKAVLCEEYFKEGTMTVTEICERLDVSRATYYKYLRIRGQARKLRPYKPKV; encoded by the coding sequence ATGGTTTTTGGATATGCTCGAGTAAGTACCGCAGAACAAAGTCTTAATTTGCAATTGGATGCGCTGCTCAAAGAAGGTATCGAGCAAAAGAACATCTACACGGACAAGGTTTCGAGCACTAAAGAAGAACGAAAGAGTTTGACCAAATTACTGGATTATGTTAGGGAAGGTGACACTATTGTGGTTTGGAAACTAGACCGATTGGCCAGAAGCCTGATACATTTTACAAAATTGATGTCGGAACTGGATCAAAAGGGCGTTAAATTTAGGAGTATCACCGAATCCTTCATTGACACTACCAAAAAGTCCTCCCAGTCGGAATTCATTATCAATATTTTCGCGGCCCTTGCCCAATTGGAAAGGGACATTATAATTGAAAGAACCAAAGCAGGTCTTGAATCGGCAAGACGACGTGGAAAAGTGTTGGGCGCCCCCAAAGGCCTGAGTAAGAAAAATAAGCAAAAAGCTGTCCTTTGTGAAGAGTACTTTAAGGAGGGAACAATGACCGTCACAGAAATTTGCGAGCGGTTGGATGTTTCGAGGGCAACCTACTACAAATATTTACGGATCAGAGGCCAGGCGAGAAAACTGAGGCCATATAAACCAAAAGTGTGA
- a CDS encoding DUF4369 domain-containing protein, with protein sequence MKNILYFWLLIAMGSCQINSQKETIGYKINGKITGATDSLKVIISNVYFMDSTIVKDGEFSFSGKTDTPRKILLTIEMLLNVTVFGWKTPK encoded by the coding sequence ATGAAGAATATTCTCTATTTCTGGTTGCTAATCGCAATGGGCTCATGTCAAATTAATAGTCAAAAAGAAACTATAGGCTATAAAATAAACGGCAAAATTACGGGTGCAACTGATTCTTTAAAAGTAATCATAAGCAACGTTTATTTCATGGACTCAACTATAGTGAAAGATGGCGAATTCAGCTTTAGTGGAAAAACAGATACGCCTAGAAAAATCCTATTGACTATTGAAATGCTTCTCAACGTAACAGTTTTTGGTTGGAAAACTCCAAAATAA
- a CDS encoding TlpA family protein disulfide reductase, with amino-acid sequence MENSKINIRGDYNYLEIAKVTGGENQEILNIRNSRKKHVLKAMNDYSAQLKDNTMEKSQKDSIYATYKILAEELQDIEKQFVKDYPNTLEGVILLGVKRASWNRDTVSNIFAGMNKEIQNSEAGILISEYLKSSPAPQVGDKYIDFTLKNTNNETFILSQNLGTYTLLDFWASWCIPCRKENPNLIELYNKYHKRDLQIIGASMDREKSDWLKAVKDDKLPWPNVIDLVGPQSNNIFFLYDVRYVPDNLLLDENGIIIARNLRGEALKKKLQLLYKL; translated from the coding sequence TTGGAAAACTCCAAAATAAATATTAGAGGTGATTATAATTATCTAGAGATTGCTAAGGTAACAGGCGGAGAAAATCAGGAAATCCTGAATATACGCAATAGTCGAAAAAAGCATGTTTTAAAAGCTATGAATGACTATTCTGCACAACTCAAGGACAACACGATGGAAAAATCTCAAAAAGATTCCATTTATGCTACATATAAAATTCTTGCTGAAGAACTTCAGGACATTGAGAAGCAATTTGTTAAGGATTACCCCAATACGCTGGAGGGAGTAATTTTACTTGGTGTAAAAAGGGCAAGTTGGAATAGGGACACCGTAAGCAACATATTCGCTGGGATGAATAAGGAAATTCAAAATTCAGAAGCTGGTATTTTAATCTCCGAGTATTTAAAATCCAGTCCGGCTCCTCAAGTAGGAGACAAGTATATAGATTTCACTCTAAAAAATACTAACAATGAAACATTCATTCTTTCGCAGAACTTAGGTACTTATACATTACTTGATTTCTGGGCATCATGGTGTATTCCATGTAGAAAGGAAAACCCAAATTTGATTGAACTTTACAATAAATACCATAAGAGAGATTTACAGATTATCGGGGCTTCAATGGATAGGGAAAAAAGTGATTGGTTGAAAGCCGTCAAAGATGATAAATTACCATGGCCTAATGTTATCGATTTAGTCGGTCCTCAAAGTAATAATATTTTCTTTCTCTATGATGTTCGGTACGTTCCAGACAACTTACTCTTGGATGAAAACGGAATAATTATAGCCCGCAATTTAAGGGGTGAGGCTTTGAAAAAGAAACTTCAGCTTTTATATAAGTTATAA